A genomic stretch from Sander vitreus isolate 19-12246 chromosome 17, sanVit1, whole genome shotgun sequence includes:
- the b3gnt2b gene encoding N-acetyllactosaminide beta-1,3-N-acetylglucosaminyltransferase 2, whose translation MALLWRRLKLVVTVMMVNLFIFIIISRHNSQDKNGHKVRIPSKPFWNKLVASPAYWNHQQQILDLHHNPILGENYSTADLPEWANDTTLTSDPCQPNFRVTTQVKDYNSLPARFKDFLIYMHCRSYPIMVDQPDVCREPPFLLLAVKSLAPHFDRRQAIRQSWGKAGVIANQTVVTIFLLGNATAGDHHPDLSKMLHYESVHHKDIIQWDFRDSFFNLTVKEVLFLEWIQTRCTGARFIFKGDDDVFVNTYRILDFLKGLSAPKARDLFVGDLITNAGPHRDKKVKYFIPESMYIGTYPPYAGGGGYLYSGVVAASLHNVSQHVALYPIDDVYTGMCLRKLGLAPEKHKGFRTFNIEVKYRSNPCAYKSLMLVHPRTPQEMIEIWSWLSSPNLNCQ comes from the coding sequence ATGGCGCTGTTGTGGAGGAGGCTGAAGCTTGTGGTGACAGTGATGATGGTCAacctcttcatcttcatcatcatctcccGACACAACAGTCAAGACAAAAATGGTCACAAGGTCCGCATCCCCTCCAAACCATTCTGGAACAAACTGGTTGCCAGCCCTGCTTACTGGAATCACCAGCAGCAAATTCTAGACCTTCACCATAATCCCATCCTGGGGGAAAACTACAGCACTGCAGATTTGCCTGAATGGGCTAACGACACCaccttgacctctgacccctgccAGCCTAACTTCAGGGTTACCACTCAGGTGAAAGACTACAACTCCCTACCGGCACGCTTCAAGGACTTCCTGATTTACATGCACTGCCGCTCCTACCCGATCATGGTGGACCAGCCTGATGTCTGTAGGGAGCCGCCGTTCCTGCTCCTGGCTGTCAAGTCCCTGGCACCGCACTTTGACCGCCGCCAGGCCATCCGTCAGTCCTGGGGAAAGGCGGGTGTTATAGCCAATCAGACGGTGGTTACTATCTTCCTTCTCGGCAACGCCACAGCTGGGGACCACCACCCGGATCTGTCCAAGATGCTGCACTATGAGAGCGTCCATCATAAAGACATCATCCAGTGGGATTTCAGGGATTCGTTCTTCAACCTGACTGTCAAAGAAGTTCTCTTCCTGGAGTGGATTCAGACTCGTTGCACCGGTGCTCGCTTCATCTTCAAAGGCGACgacgatgtttttgtcaatacCTACCGCATCCTGGACTTCCTCAAGGGCCTCTCGGCCCCCAAAGCCAGGGACCTGTTTGTGGGTGACCTGATAACCAACGCAGGGCCCCACCGAGACAAGAAGGTCAAATACTTCATCCCAGAGAGCATGTACATCGGGACGTACCCTCCATATGCAGGAGGAGGTGGGTACCTTTACTCTGGTGTCGTCGCTGCTAGTCTGCACAATGTGTCACAACATGTAGCGCTCTATCCGATAGATGATGTCTACACGGGTATGTGCCTTCGGAAGCTAGGGCTGGCCCCCGAGAAGCACAAAGGCTTCAGGACCTTTAACATAGAGGTGAAGTACAGGTCAAACCCCTGCGCCTACAAGAGTTTAATGCTCGTTCACCCGAGGACCCCGCAGGAGATGATCGAGATCTGGTCCTGGCTCAGCAGTCCTAACCTGAACTGCCAGTGA